The nucleotide sequence CTTCTTTTTGGCCGCCGGTGGCCTGTCCAATCAGTACGCCAAAATAAAGGAATACACTTACAGTAAGGAGCACATGGGCAAACCGCTTGAAATCAACTGCCTTTTCCGCCAGGTGTTTAAGTCTGTATGCGTTCATCACGTTACTCCTTTCCATTGAAACTATGAAACTCACTTTTTACGATAACATAAGATTGAAGTCAGCGGAGAATGTAATGGTTGCAATAACATGCAAAAAAAGGAAGAGAGAGAGCAGGAATGAATGTCACACTTGTTTCTGTGGGGAAAGCGAATGCCTGCAATGAAAGGAACGGGTAAGCCAAGAATAGGTACTTCATATTCACGAAGTATTTATTCATGGATGCTTTTGGGGAATAACAAAAAATCAACAAACAACAAGGAGCTTATAACGAAGCTCCTTGTTGTTTGCATTATAATGTGAAATCCATCTGATTTAGCTTGTGAAGCAAATTTATGATTTCGTCACTGAAGTTCGATTTCGTCCTGAGCTCACCTGTTTTTATCTCCGATGATGTCAAGCATATCCAAAATCAGGTTGGCCGAATGAAGCGCTGCCTTTTCAAGAAATTGTTCAAAACTGATGTTCGATTCTTTTCCGGCGATATCAGACAAGGAACGGATAATGACAAACGGTATGCCGAACTGGTGGCAAACCTGGGCGATCGAAGCGGCCTCCATTTCTGCTGCATACAAGTCCGGAAACTTCTTCCTCACAAATTCAACACGATCCGCGTCATTCATAAACGAATCACCGGTTGCGATAAGGCCGCGCTCAACTGCAGCTCCTTCCAGCTTGGCTGCGGCTTTTTCAGCCACATCCACCAGGTAAGGGTCAGGCTTATACCCTGCCGGCATTTGCGGAACCTGTCCATATTCATAACCGAAGATAGTCGCATCCACATCATGGTGGCGCACCTCTTCTGAAATGACGACATCGCCTACATCAAGTTTTTGATGAAATCCTCCCGCTGAGCCGGTGTTGATGACATAATCCGGCTTGAACCGTTCATTCAGGATGGCCGTTGCCATCGCTGCATTGGTTTTTCCGATTCCTGACTTAAGAAGCACAACATCAAGGCCTCCTATTGTCCCGCAGTAAAAATCGCACCCTGCGACGGATGTTTCGTTTCTGTCTGCAATCTTTTCGCGCAGCAATTCGACTTCTTCGTCCATTGCCCCTATGATACCGATTCTCATATCTAACCCCTCATTTCTTTGTCGCAATTTGAAACCTGTGATAAATTTTTTTTGTATATACTTCAGAAAGGATGTCCATTTATGAAGCTGGATCTAACCCCACTATCCGATAAAGTGGAATTTTTCGAAGCCCCATCAATAAGTGCGCTTGAAAAAGCGGTCAACGAAAAAATAGAGGATAACAAGGCGATATTACTTGAAGTCCATTCCGTATCACACCATGTGTCGTTTCATCCTGAAATCGGCAGGCCAATTTATTCTGCAGCGGTCCATTTCAAATCGAAAAATTGAACCTCCCAGGGCCTCGCCTAAAACAAGAACCAGCGGCATTCGAAGATGAATGCCGCTTTTTTATTGGCTATGCTGTCACTTCCATGGATTCTCTTTCAGCTGTTTCACCACTTCGGGCTTCCAGCCCTGTCCATCAACCCACACCAGCTCGACATCATAAATTGCGGATTGGTCCTTAGGGGTAATTACAGCATGGGATCGTTGAGGACCGCCATTATTTTCGATTCTCCAAGTGATCATATTGTTAGGATCCAGCCCTGCACCGTATGCGGCTGCCTGCTCCATCTCTTTCCATTCCTGGCTTCCCTTATTATATTCAGTAGCTTCATGGGCACCTTCCTGCTCTGTGCCAATCGGCTCCCATGCCCCTTTAACGGCACTGACAACATTCGGGTTGTCACTGTATTGTTCAGTAACATCATCGCCTTCACCGGCAGAAGCTTCTTCCCCGTTTTGTTCTTCTCCATTTTCATCAGTTTGTTCCTCATCACTGCTGTTATCTTCTCCACTGTCTTCAGCCTGGGATGTTTCATCTCCTGCAGCATCAGAGGTCTCTTCCTTTTCAGGAACCGCCTCTTGCTCTTCGTTACCGGAAGCTTCTTCTGACCCCGTATCAGGCTGCGGTTCAACAGAGGCCTCTTCGTCATTGTTTCCCAGCAGAATCGAGCCCCCGATGAGGACAATCAAACCGAGGACGACTGCTATAAATGTGTTCAATAATTTGTTGTATCTTCTTTCCCTCGATTTCTTTGCCAATCTTCTTCCCGTGTTTGCCATGGTTTCCTCCTCGAAAACGAGATATCAGTACAGAGTGTATTTTATCACTTTTCAGGTGGAGTGTTAATCATTTTATGCCCCTGCTTCCGCCTGTGCCGGTTCACCAGCCGCATCATGGTCATGAAGCGCATTGACCATATCCAGAAAAACCGAATTGGCCGGATGTGTTCCCGCCTCGCCGGCAATGCTTACGACCGCCAGCGCATATTTGGGTTTTTCCGCCGGAAAATAGCCGATGAACCATTTGTTCTCAAGGTTTTGCCCGCCGCCCACTTCGGCTGTGCCGGATTTTCCCGCCACCTTATATTCAGCGTGCTGAAGGAAACGGCCGGTTCCTTTTTCGCTTTCTGTGACCTCCAACAGCATTTCCTTTAAAACATTTGCTGTATACGGGCTTATCGTTTCATCCACTAACACTCTATCGTCAAAAGCGTACATGACTGAATCATTTTTATAAAGAATTTCGCTTACGGCTTTGACCTGCTTAGACTGACCGCCCCTGGCAATCGTCGCCATCATATTGGCTGCCGCAAGCGGAGATACTCTCACATTTTTTTGGCCGATTGCCGTCTGAGCTACAGCCTTGTGCGATTTCTTTTCATATTGTTCGCCCTGTTCTTCCCAGATTTGGCCGCCTTTTTCTTCCTTCAGCTGCCGGAATTCCCCCAGATGATATAAGTCACCTGTCCATCCTGACCGGGCAGTGATGCCCAGTTTTTCCGCATAGTCATCAAGCGTATCCGGATTGTCTTTTAAAAGCTCTTGTGCAAGCTGGGCAAAGGTTCGGTTACAGCTCTGGGCGAAGCTTTCCGGGAATGATAAATGTCCTTTCGGGCGGGCGGCTGCCCCGTCTCCATATAAGTTCTGATTACAGTCAAATGTGCGGTTTGGCCCTGCGATATCTTTCTCGATTGATGCGGCGGCAGTCACAATTTTAAAGATGGAACCGGGGACCAGCGGCTGGAGCATCTGATTAAGCCCCCCTTTTCCTTCAAGAGGCGATTCAGAACCATAATGCGGCCGGCTCGCCAGTGCAAGAACTTCACTTTTTTTTATATCAAGCAGGACAAGGCCCCCATTTTCAAGGCGGTTGCCGTCAAGAATCTCTTCCGCTTTTTCCTGTACAGCACGGTCGATGGTCGTTTTTATTTTAATGGGATAATACGGATTCGCTGGTGCTGCGTATTTGACTTCCAGGCCAAAGAGCGGTCCACCCTGGCGGTCAACATGATATAAAAGTTCTTCGGGTCCTTCGCTCACCAAAAACTCGTCAAATGAAGCTTCAAGGCCTGTAATGCCGAGCTTTGTAGACTCCCTCACCGTTCCGGCTTCAAGTTTTTCCGGATATCTTTGCCGGAGTAAAGCAGGGTTCTCACCCGTAATGCCAATCAAATGGGAAGCTGGAATGTTCCGCGTTTCTGTTTGCCTTGAAACGGCGAACACCCCTGGGATATTCAATCCGTTGATTTTCTCTGCCTCTGTTTTTGACAGCTGGAAAGAATCATCGTTTTTAAAAACAACCGGTTCAGCTGCTTCTTTTACCGCTTCATGAAGTTCCTCTTCGGAAACGCCGGCAATTTCCGCAACTTTTCCGACCGGCCACTCCATATCTTTTATGAATGGAAAAAGGACGAGTTCGGTTTTCTCTGCCACATTCAAGGGAACGCCGGTGCGGTCGGTAATGGTGCCGCGTCCCGTATTCAGAGCAAGACTTCTTGTCCGCTGTTCAATGCTCTTTTGGATCAGATTGATTCCACGCCGGGAAAAGTCTTCAGTACTAAGCAGCTGCAACTGAACAAGCCTTCCCAGTAAGAGAAGCAGGCAGACCGCCAATAAAACAGCCAGTTGTGTAATCCTCTTTCCTGTTTTCATGCCCAACCACCTCAATGTCCATTGTCGCCGAAATCGCAGGCATTCAAACAAACGGACATACGGAAGCTTTGAACTGCCCTTTTGAAGCTTACCCGTTCCTTTCCCCGGTCACCATAAAAAGCAGGAACCTCTGCTGCCAAGAGCTGTTCCCAGGCTCTGTAAGTGCGGGAAGCGGCAGTTTGGCTAACCCTTTTTTCAACATTATCCTTTTACAGATAAACACATTAAAAAAGAAGAACCGGCAACAATTCATACCGGTTCTTCTCCATACGTTTATTTAACGTCAATGATTTTTACGCTGATTTCTCCACCCGGTGTCTGAACGGCAACCTGTTCACCGACACGGCGGCTGAGGAGGCTCTTTGCCATTGGCGAGTCATTTGAAATCTTGCCTTCGAATGGGTCTGCTTCAGCACTTCCCACAATTTGATATTCTTCCTCATCACCATCTGGAAGTTCCTGAAACCGGACGGTCTTACCGAGCACCACTGTATCTGAAGCTGCCTGGTCATTTTCAATAATGACCGCATTGCGGATCATATTTTCAAGAGAGGCGATCCTGGACTCGACAAACGCCTGCTCGTCTTTGGCGGCATCGTATTCGGAGTTCTCAGAAAGATCACCGAAACCTCTTGCAATTTTAATACGCTCAACAACTTCTTTCCGTTTTTCCGTTTTCATGTATTCCAGTTCATTTTCTAATTTTGCTTTACCTTCTTCGGTCATATAATAGCTTTTTTCTTCAGACATGCCCTTCACTCCTTCTTCTGTTCAGTCCCCCGCTTAAAATTCGCTTCCGAAATCTTTAACATATACGAGTTATTATAGCATTATAGTTCAGTAAAATGAAAGCGTACTCTTATCTATGCTATTACAAAATGGGTTTTTCTTCAAGAACTGTCTGGATTTTCGTCGCAAGCAGATCAATGGCAACATGGTTTTGGCCGCCTTCAGGAACGATGATGTCAGCATACCGTTTTGTCGGTTCGATAAATTGCAAATGCATCGGCCGCACAACACTGACATATTGTTCGATGACAGAATCGATACTCCGGCCCCTGTCTTTAATGTCGCGGAGCAGCCGGCGGATGATTCTGATATCGGCATCCGTATCAACAAATACTTTAATGTCCATCAGATCACGGAGACGTTCATCTTCTAAAACAAGGATGCCTTCAAGAATAATGACATCTTTCGGCTCTACGTTTATCACTTCGGTCGATCTGGTATGCATTTTATAATCATAAACCGGTTTTTCAATCGGATTCCGCTGCAGGAGCTCATAAATATGATCGATCAAAAGATCATTATCAAAGGCGAACGGATGGTCATAATTCGTTTTCAGCCGCTCTTCCATTGGCAAAGCGCTCTGATCTTTGTAATAATAATCCTGCTCAAGCATAAGGATGTTTTCTTCGGATAAGTGCTTGATTATCGCACGGGTAACGGTTGTTTTGCCGGACCCGGATCCTCCGGCAACCCCGATGACGACAGGCTTCTTTCCCATTTTAATTCTCCTTCCGCATCATATTGTATGGGAATACAGGGTGTGCCGCTTTGATTTTGACAATCTGAAGCGGATGACGCGCTGCATCAAGCTCATTGCCGTCTTCATCCCAGATCTTTTCGACTTTCTGTGAGAAATTATCAATTTCCGGGCCGAAGAATTCCACTTCGTCACCTGGTTTGAAATGGTTGCGCTGCTGCAGGGTTACGATGCCGGTTTCCTGATTATAATCCATGACAAAGCCGGCAAACTCATATTTTGTCGCACGGCCATGTTCACCGAACATTTGCTCCTCATGTCCCGGCACCCCTTCAAAGAAGGCTGGTGCGGTATCACGGTTTGCGCATTTATCAAGTTCTTCGATCCATTCCTTCTTGATTTCAAAATTGTCAGGATCGGCGCAGTATGCATCAATCACTTTCCGGTATACACTGACAACTGTGGCGACATAATGAATGGACTTCATCCGGCCTTCGATTTTCAGGCTGTCGATTCCCAGTTCAATCATCCGCGGGATCGACAGCAGCAGATTCAAATCCTTCGGACTCATGGCAAACGGCTTGTCCCCTTCATCAAACAAGGGGATTTCGTCTGCTCCTTTTTCATCGCTTTCAGTTTTAAGCAAATCATAATCCCAGCGGCAAGACTGGCAGCAGCCGCCCCGGTTTGAATCGCGCGCAGTCATATGGTTACTCAGTGTACAGCGGCCGGAATAGGCGATGCACATGGCTCCATGGATGAATGTTTCGATTTCAATATCGACTTTTTCCTTCATTTCCTTGATTTCGTCATGGCTCGCTTCCCTTGCCAGGACGACTCTGTGCATGCCCTGTTCCTTCCAGAACTGGGCCGCTTTCCAGTTGGTTAGGGACTGCTGGGTGCTTAGATGCACCTCCACATTCGGCGCCACCCGCTGGCATGTTTCGATGATGAGCGGATCGGCGACGATGATGCCCGTCACTCCTGCTCTTTCCAGATCCCGCAAGTATTCTTCAAGGCCGGACATGTTTTCGTTATGGGCATATATATTAGTCGTTACATAAATTTTCGCATTGAATTTTTTGGCGAACTCCACGCCTTCCGCCATCTGTTCAATCGTGAAATTACCGGCATTCGAACGGAGGCCAAATTCCTGTCCGCCGATATAAACGGCATCTGCGCCGTAACGGACAGCAACTTTCAGTTTTTCAAGGTTTCCGGCTGGTGCCAGCAGTTCAGGCTTTTTCTTGATGACGCGCTTGCCGTTCTCCCTCACTGCAGTTTCTGCAAGTGCCATATTAATCTCCTCCTCTTAATAAACCGTTTCTTTAAAGAAGAATCCAG is from Bacillus marinisedimentorum and encodes:
- a CDS encoding YrhC family protein, with product MNAYRLKHLAEKAVDFKRFAHVLLTVSVFLYFGVLIGQATGGQKEEMQLLVMLGSTAVFLGGSAFFYNRSRKIMKQIAEETNSA
- the mtnN gene encoding 5'-methylthioadenosine/S-adenosylhomocysteine nucleosidase, coding for MRIGIIGAMDEEVELLREKIADRNETSVAGCDFYCGTIGGLDVVLLKSGIGKTNAAMATAILNERFKPDYVINTGSAGGFHQKLDVGDVVISEEVRHHDVDATIFGYEYGQVPQMPAGYKPDPYLVDVAEKAAAKLEGAAVERGLIATGDSFMNDADRVEFVRKKFPDLYAAEMEAASIAQVCHQFGIPFVIIRSLSDIAGKESNISFEQFLEKAALHSANLILDMLDIIGDKNR
- a CDS encoding DUF2536 family protein, with the translated sequence MKLDLTPLSDKVEFFEAPSISALEKAVNEKIEDNKAILLEVHSVSHHVSFHPEIGRPIYSAAVHFKSKN
- a CDS encoding YrrS family protein; translated protein: MANTGRRLAKKSRERRYNKLLNTFIAVVLGLIVLIGGSILLGNNDEEASVEPQPDTGSEEASGNEEQEAVPEKEETSDAAGDETSQAEDSGEDNSSDEEQTDENGEEQNGEEASAGEGDDVTEQYSDNPNVVSAVKGAWEPIGTEQEGAHEATEYNKGSQEWKEMEQAAAYGAGLDPNNMITWRIENNGGPQRSHAVITPKDQSAIYDVELVWVDGQGWKPEVVKQLKENPWK
- a CDS encoding peptidoglycan D,D-transpeptidase FtsI family protein, which produces MKTGKRITQLAVLLAVCLLLLLGRLVQLQLLSTEDFSRRGINLIQKSIEQRTRSLALNTGRGTITDRTGVPLNVAEKTELVLFPFIKDMEWPVGKVAEIAGVSEEELHEAVKEAAEPVVFKNDDSFQLSKTEAEKINGLNIPGVFAVSRQTETRNIPASHLIGITGENPALLRQRYPEKLEAGTVRESTKLGITGLEASFDEFLVSEGPEELLYHVDRQGGPLFGLEVKYAAPANPYYPIKIKTTIDRAVQEKAEEILDGNRLENGGLVLLDIKKSEVLALASRPHYGSESPLEGKGGLNQMLQPLVPGSIFKIVTAAASIEKDIAGPNRTFDCNQNLYGDGAAARPKGHLSFPESFAQSCNRTFAQLAQELLKDNPDTLDDYAEKLGITARSGWTGDLYHLGEFRQLKEEKGGQIWEEQGEQYEKKSHKAVAQTAIGQKNVRVSPLAAANMMATIARGGQSKQVKAVSEILYKNDSVMYAFDDRVLVDETISPYTANVLKEMLLEVTESEKGTGRFLQHAEYKVAGKSGTAEVGGGQNLENKWFIGYFPAEKPKYALAVVSIAGEAGTHPANSVFLDMVNALHDHDAAGEPAQAEAGA
- the greA gene encoding transcription elongation factor GreA translates to MSEEKSYYMTEEGKAKLENELEYMKTEKRKEVVERIKIARGFGDLSENSEYDAAKDEQAFVESRIASLENMIRNAVIIENDQAASDTVVLGKTVRFQELPDGDEEEYQIVGSAEADPFEGKISNDSPMAKSLLSRRVGEQVAVQTPGGEISVKIIDVK
- the udk gene encoding uridine kinase, translating into MGKKPVVIGVAGGSGSGKTTVTRAIIKHLSEENILMLEQDYYYKDQSALPMEERLKTNYDHPFAFDNDLLIDHIYELLQRNPIEKPVYDYKMHTRSTEVINVEPKDVIILEGILVLEDERLRDLMDIKVFVDTDADIRIIRRLLRDIKDRGRSIDSVIEQYVSVVRPMHLQFIEPTKRYADIIVPEGGQNHVAIDLLATKIQTVLEEKPIL
- a CDS encoding peptidase U32 family protein, translated to MALAETAVRENGKRVIKKKPELLAPAGNLEKLKVAVRYGADAVYIGGQEFGLRSNAGNFTIEQMAEGVEFAKKFNAKIYVTTNIYAHNENMSGLEEYLRDLERAGVTGIIVADPLIIETCQRVAPNVEVHLSTQQSLTNWKAAQFWKEQGMHRVVLAREASHDEIKEMKEKVDIEIETFIHGAMCIAYSGRCTLSNHMTARDSNRGGCCQSCRWDYDLLKTESDEKGADEIPLFDEGDKPFAMSPKDLNLLLSIPRMIELGIDSLKIEGRMKSIHYVATVVSVYRKVIDAYCADPDNFEIKKEWIEELDKCANRDTAPAFFEGVPGHEEQMFGEHGRATKYEFAGFVMDYNQETGIVTLQQRNHFKPGDEVEFFGPEIDNFSQKVEKIWDEDGNELDAARHPLQIVKIKAAHPVFPYNMMRKEN